The Miscanthus floridulus cultivar M001 chromosome 17, ASM1932011v1, whole genome shotgun sequence genome has a window encoding:
- the LOC136517866 gene encoding uncharacterized protein encodes MAERQEQQQEVAIDGDAAEWKQVAELRAVIQAQDPSCKEEDDYTLRRFLRARDHNIGKASAMLLKYLKWKPTAKPHGAIPASEVAREVAQAKLYLQGYDREGRPLIYGFGARHHPARRDLEEFKRFVVHVLDATVARLPPPGPGRQEKFAAVADLKGWGYANCDIRGYLAALDIMQSYYPERLGRVFLVHVPYVFMAAWKIVYPFIDDNTKKKFVFVADKDLDRTLREAIDDSQLAEIYGGKLKLVETSADDSN; translated from the exons atggcggagcgccaggagcagcagcaggaggtGGCGATCGACGGCGACGCGGCGGAGTGGAAGCAGGTGGCGGAGCTGAGGGCCGTCATCCAAGCCCAGGACCCTTCCTGCAAG GAGGAGGACGACTACACGCTGCGGAGGTTCCTGCGGGCGCGGGACCACAACATCGGCAAGGCGTCGGCGATGCtgctcaaatacctcaagtgGAAACCAACAGCGAAGCCCCACGGCGCGATCCCGGCGTCGGAGGTGGCACGGGAGGTGGCGCAGGCGAAGCTGTACCTGCAGGGGTACGACAGGGAGGGCCGGCCCCTGATCTACGGCTTCGGCGCGCGGCACCACCCGGCGCGGCGGGACCTGGAGGAGTTCAAGCGCTTCGTCGTCCACGTCCTGGACGCCACCGTCGCGCGCCTGCCTCCGCCCGGTCCCGGGCGGCAGGAGAAGTTCGCCGCCGTCGCCGACCTCAAGGGCTGGGGCTACGCCAACTGCGACATCCGGGGGTACCTGGCGGCGCTGGACATCATGCAGAGCTACTACCCGGAGCGCCTCGGCCGCGTCTTCCTCGTCCACGTGCCCTACGTGTTCATGGCCGCCTGGAAGATCGTCTACCCGTTCATCGACGACAACACCAAGAAGAAGTTCGTGTTCGTGGCGGATAAGGACCTCGACAGGACGCTCCGGGAGGCCATTGATGACTCCCAGCTCGCGGAGATCTATGGCGGCAAGCTCAAGCTGGTCGAGACGTCGGCAGACGACAGCAACTGA